The proteins below are encoded in one region of Colletotrichum lupini chromosome 5, complete sequence:
- a CDS encoding ribosomal protein S24e: MADVDTPVTLRTRKFIRNPLLGRKQMVVDILHPGRANISKDELREKLGSLYKATKDQINVFGLRTQFGGGKTTGFALVYDSPEAMKKFEPHYRLVRVGFASKIEKASRQQRKQRKNRQKTLRGTAKVKGAKKKKE, from the exons ATGGCGGACGTCGACACCCCCGTCACCCTGCGAACTCGCAAGTTCATCCGTAACCCCCTGCTTGGCCGTAAGCAGATGGTCGT TGATATCCTCCACCCCGGCCGCGCCAACATCTCCAAGGATGAGCTCCGCGAGAAGCTCGGCTCCTTGTACAAGGCCACCAAGGACCAGATCAACGTCTTCGGTCTCCGCACCCAGTTCGGTGGCGGCAAGACCACTGGTTTCGCCCTCGTCTACGACTCCCCCGAGGCCATGAAGAAGTTCGAGCCCCACTACAGACTGGTCCGCGTTGGCTTCGCCAGCAAGATCGAGAAGGCCAGCAGACAGCAGC GCAAGCAGCGCAAGAACCGCCAGAAGACCCTGCGCGGAACGGCGAAGGTCAAGGgtgccaagaagaagaaggaataA
- a CDS encoding serine/threonine-protein kinase SSN3: MMSLTNPPSVASGPGSVRTGTLKRSVQAAFEDPADRGLGHINYQPKVRVIERYKVVGFISSGTYGRVYKALGRQGQTGEFAIKKFKPDKEGEQISYTGISQSAIREMSLCSELKHANVIKLIEIILEDKCIFMVFEYAEHDLLQIIHHHTQNPRHPIPPQTVKSIMFQLLNGCQYLHANWVLHRDLKPANIMVTSAGEVKIGDLGLARRFDKPLHSLFSGDKVVVTIWYRAPELILGSRHYTPAIDMWAIGCIFAELLSLRPIFKGEEAKMDSKKTVPFQRNQMQKIVDIMGLPSKERWPLLSAMPEYPQLATLQPPMTPHHHGHHGHHRGHGYGHHPPAPSGSNLEKWYYSTISQGASSSATSAPQGGNGGGAPLASLGAEGYKLLASLLEYDPVERLTAAKALQHPFFSTGDRLNAHCFEGLKNEYPHRRVSQDDNDIRTSSLPGTKRSGLPDDSLARPTKKLREI, translated from the exons ATGATGAGTCTGACAAACCCGCCATCCGTTGCATCGGGTCCTGGCTCGGTGCGGACAGGCACGCTCAAGAGAAGCGTCCAGGCAGCGTTTGAAG ACCCAGCAGACCGCGGCCTCGGCCACATCAATTATCAGCCCAAGGTCCGGGTTATCGAGCGATATAAGGTCGTCGGATTCATTAGCTCCGGAACCTATGGCCGCGTCTACAAAGCCCTTGGCCGCCAGGGCCAAACCGGCGAGTTTGCCATCAAGAAGTTCAAGCCCGACAAGGAGGGTGAACAGATTTCGTATACGGGCATTTCTCAGTCTGCCATCCGCGAGATGTCTTTGTGCAGTGAGCTGAAGCATGCCAATGTCATCAAGCTCATCGAAATCATCCTGGAAGACAAGTGCATCTTTATGGTCTTTGAGTATGCCGAGCACGATCTGTTGCAAATCATTCACCACCATACGCAAAACCCTCGCCATCCCATCCCGCCACAGACGGTCAAGAGCATCATGTTCCAGCTCCTCAACGGTTGCCAGTACCTACACGCCAACTGGGTCCTGCACCGCGATCTCAAGCCCGCCAACATCATGGTCACCTCAGCTGGGGAAGTCAAGATTGGCGATCTAGGTCTGGCCCGCCGCTTCGACAAGCCCCTGCACTCCCTCTTCAGCGGCGATAAGGTTGTCGTGACGATCTGGTACCGCGCGCCGGAGCTCATACTCGGGAGTCGCCACTACACCCCCGCCATCGACATGTGGGCCATCGGCTGCATCTTTGCGGAGCTGCTCTCGCTGCGGCCCATCTTCAAGGGCGAGGAGGCCAAGATGGACAGCAAGAAGACGGTGCCCTTCCAGCGGAACCAGATGCAGAAGATTGTCGACATCATGGGCCTGCCGTCCAAGGAGCGCTGGCCGCTGCTGTCCGCCATGCCAGAGTATCCGCAGCTCGCTACGCTGCAGCCGCCCATGACGCCGCATCACCACGGTCACCACGGTCACCACCGCGGACACGGGTACGGTCACCACCCTCCCGCGCCGAGCGGCTCGAATTTGGAAAAGTGGTATTACAGCACTATATCGCAGGGGGCCTCGAGCAGCGCGACGTCGGCGCCGCAAGGTGGAAACGGGGGCGGCGCGCCGCTGGCGAGCTTGGGGGCTGAGGGGTATAAGTTACTCGCGAGCCTGTTGGAGTACGACCCCGTGGAGAGGTTGACTGCGGCCAAGGCGCTGCAGCACCCGTTCTTTTCGACGGGTGATCGGTTGAACGCGCACTGCTTTGAGGGGTTGAAGAATGAGTACCCGCATCGGAGGGTCAGTCAGGATGATAACGATATCCGGACGAGTAGTCTGCCTGGCACCAAGAGGAGCGGGTTGCCTGATGATTCGCTCGCTAGGCCTACGAAGAAGTTGAGGGAGATTTGA